Proteins from a genomic interval of Arachis hypogaea cultivar Tifrunner chromosome 10, arahy.Tifrunner.gnm2.J5K5, whole genome shotgun sequence:
- the LOC112716080 gene encoding casein kinase 1-like protein HD16 yields the protein MPELRSRQRTTNNNKELLGAADPNPIVLPDPPVAGGAKPRKRTAVAAPNRRNRRQKNAIAAKASADEVGKVVNDVAIKKNKNNAGSIRVLREEDMDDYDSGGRSADKAPGAEEEGTTAPVPEKVQVGGSPMYRVEGRLGKGGFGQVYVGRRLGATSYGDRTGAGAIEVALKFEHRSSKGCNYGPPYEWQVYNALGGSHGVPRVHYKGRQGDYYVMVMDMLGPSLWDVWNNNSHTMSTEMVACIAIEAISILEKIHSRGYVHGDVKPENFLLGPPETSNAKKLFLVDLGLATRWRDSSTGLHVEYDQRPDVFRGTVRYASVHAHLGRTGSRRDDLESLAYTLVFLLRGRLPWQGFQGENKGFLVCKKKMATSPETLCCFCPQPFRQFAEYVVNLKFDEEPNYAKYISLFDGIVGPNPAIRPINTEGAQKLICQVGQKRGRVAMEEDDDEQPKKKVRMGMPATQWISVYNARRPMKQRYHYNVADVRLAQHIDKGNEDGLYISCVASCSNLWALIMDAGTGFNSQVYELSPYFLHKEWIMEQWEKNYYISAVAGANNGSSLVVMSKGTHYLQQSYKVSDSFPFKWINKKWREGFYVTAMATAGSKWAIVMSRGAGFSDQVVELDFLYPSEGIHHRWDGGYRITSTAATWDQAAFILSVPRRKPSDETQETLRTSAFPSTHVKEKWAKNLYIAAVCYGRTVS from the exons ATGCCTGAGCTCCGTTCCCGACAACGCACAACGAACAATAACAAAGAACTGTTAGGCGCTGCTGATCCGAACCCGATTGTTCTGCCGGACCCGCCGGTGGCCGGAGGAGCCAAACCGAGGAAGAGAACAGCTGTTGCTGCACCGAACAGGAGGAATCGGAGGCAGAAAAACGCGATCGCCGCTAAAGCCTCGGCCGATGAAGTCGGAAAAGTTGTGAACGACGTTGCAAtcaagaagaacaagaacaacGCCGGTAGTATTAGGGTTTTGAGGGAGGAGGACATGGATGATTACGATAGCGGCGGTCGAAGCGCCGACAAGGCTCCGGGAGCTGAAGAGGAAGGAACCACTGCTCCAGTTCCAGAGAAG GTCCAGGTTGGTGGTTCACCGATGTACAGGGTTGAAGGAAGACTTGGGAAGGGAGGGTTTGGACAGGTTTATGTTGGTCGTCGCCTTGGAGCCACTAGCTACGGTGATCGAACTGGTGCTGGGGCTATTGAG GTAGCGTTGAAATTTGAACACAGAAGCAGTAAGGGTTGTAATTATGGACCCCCATATGAGTGGCAGGTTTACAA TGCATTAGGTGGCAGTCATGGTGTTCCCCGAGTTCATTACAAAGGGCGGCAAGGTGATTACTATGTTATG GTTATGGATATGCTTGGCCCTAGTCTATGGGATGTCTGGAATAACAACTCACACAC GATGTCAACTGAAATGGTGGCATGCATTGCGATTGAGGCTATCTCTATATTGGAGAAGATACATTCGAGAGG GTATGTTCATGGTGATGTAAAGCCTGAGAACTTTTTGCTTGGCCCACCGGAAACGTCAAATGCAAAGAAGCTGTTTTTAGTTGATCTTGGATTAG CAACTCGATGGCGTGATAGTTCTACCGGACTTCATGTTGAGTATGATCAGCGTCCAGATGTATTTAG GGGTACAGTTCGTTATGCTAGTGTGCATGCTCATCTTGGTAGAACTGGTAGCAGGAGAGATGACTTAGAATCTCTTGCTTACACACTTGTGTTCCTTCTTCGTGGTCGGCTTCCTTGGCAAGGATTTCAG GGAGAAAACAAAGGATTTCTTGTTTGCAAGAAGAAGATGGCCACTTCTCCAGAAACTTTATGTTGCTTTTGTCCTCAACCTTTCCGGCAGTTTGCTGAATATGTGGTGAATTTGAAGTTTGATGAAGAGCCAAATTATGCTAAATACATATCCCTTTTTGATGGAATTGTTGGTCCAAATCCAGCCATCAGGCCAATAAACACTGAGGGTGCACAAAAG CTTATATGTCAGGTTGGACAAAAGCGAGGACGAGTGGCAATGGAAGAGGATGATGATGAACAACCAAAGAAGAAGGTCAGAATGGGAATGCCTGCAACACAGTGGATTAGTGTTTACAATGCTCGCCGACCAATGAAGCAAAG GTACCATTACAATGTTGCTGATGTGCGACTTGCCCAACACATTGATAAGGGAAATGAGGATGGGTTATATATCAGTTGTGTAGCTTCTTGTTCTAATCTATGGGCACTCATTATGGATGCTGGCACTGGTTTCAATTCTCAAGTTTACGAACTATCTCCCTATTTTCTTCACAAG gaATGGATTATGGAACAGTGGGAGAAAAATTATTACATCAGTGCTGTAGCTGGAGCTAATAATGGAAGTTCTTTGGTTGTAATGTCTAAAG GGACCCATTACTTGCAACAATCCTATAAAGTCAGTGATTCATTTCCATTTAAGTGGATCAACAAAAAGTGGAGAGAAGGATTTTATGTCACTGCTATGGCTACTGCTGGCAGTAAATGGGCAATTGTAATGTCCCGTGGTGCTGGATTTTCAGATCAG GTTGTGGAGCTTGATTTCCTGTATCCTAGTGAAGGGATTCACCATAGGTGGGATGGTGGTTACCGAATCACCTCAACTGCTGCAACATGGGACCAAGCTGCTTTTATTCTTAGTGTCCCAAGAAGAAAACCATCTGATGAAACTCAAGAGACGCTACGCACATCTGCTTTTCCCAGTACTCATGTCAAG GAAAAATGGGCAAAGAACCTGTACATTGCGGCTGTTTGTTATGGAAGAACAGTTTCATGA